The following coding sequences lie in one Halorarum halophilum genomic window:
- a CDS encoding type II glyceraldehyde-3-phosphate dehydrogenase yields the protein MIQVGVNGYGTIGKRVADAVAAQPDMELAGVAKTRPNYEAETAVRKGYPLYAAIPDRADQFHEAGIDLTGEVEDMVMKADVVVDTTPSGIGAQNRELYEQYDTPATFQGGEDPDVADTSFVARANYDGATDEDVDYVRVVSCNTTGLSRLLAPLRESYGVEKARVTLVRRGGDPGQTSRGPINDILPDPVTVPSHHGPDVNTIFPDVDIDTLGVKVPATLMHLHSVNVTLDAEPSATDVRKLLSDESRLFLVPEEAGIDGTGKLKEFAQDTGRPRGDLWENCIWEESISTEGRDLYLFQSIHQESDVIPENIDAIRALLDRDDKQTSMATTDETLGVGLESLFHGARRRVVPREADD from the coding sequence ATGATTCAGGTGGGCGTCAACGGCTACGGCACCATCGGCAAACGCGTCGCCGACGCGGTAGCTGCCCAACCGGACATGGAACTCGCGGGGGTCGCGAAGACCCGACCGAACTACGAGGCCGAGACGGCCGTCCGGAAGGGGTATCCCCTGTACGCGGCGATCCCCGACCGCGCGGACCAGTTCCACGAGGCCGGCATCGACCTCACCGGCGAGGTCGAGGACATGGTGATGAAGGCCGACGTGGTCGTGGACACGACACCCTCCGGCATCGGCGCACAGAACCGCGAACTGTACGAACAGTACGACACGCCGGCGACGTTCCAGGGCGGCGAGGATCCCGACGTCGCGGACACGAGCTTCGTCGCGCGCGCCAACTACGACGGTGCCACCGACGAGGACGTCGACTACGTCCGCGTCGTCTCCTGCAACACGACGGGCCTCTCGCGCCTGCTCGCCCCGCTCCGCGAGTCCTACGGCGTCGAGAAGGCGCGCGTCACGCTCGTCCGACGCGGAGGGGACCCGGGACAGACGTCCCGCGGTCCGATCAACGACATCCTCCCCGACCCCGTCACCGTTCCCTCCCACCACGGCCCGGACGTGAACACCATCTTCCCCGACGTCGACATCGACACGCTCGGCGTGAAGGTCCCCGCGACCCTGATGCACCTCCACTCCGTGAACGTCACGCTCGACGCGGAGCCCTCGGCCACGGACGTCCGGAAGTTGCTCTCGGACGAGTCACGGCTGTTCCTCGTGCCCGAGGAGGCCGGCATCGACGGCACGGGCAAACTGAAGGAGTTCGCCCAGGACACCGGACGTCCGCGAGGCGACCTCTGGGAGAACTGCATCTGGGAGGAGTCCATCTCGACGGAGGGACGGGACCTCTACCTGTTCCAGTCGATCCACCAGGAGTCGGACGTCATCCCGGAGAACATCGACGCGATCCGCGCGCTGCTCGACCGCGACGACAAGCAGACGAGCATGGCGACGACCGACGAGACGCTCGGCGTCGGGCTGGAGTCGCTGTTCCACGGCGCTCGCCGGCGGGTCGTACCGCGGGAAGCGGACGACTAA
- a CDS encoding aminopeptidase: MDDELRVAAETAVHQCMNLGGDESFLVVTDDEREEIGEALYAVGSEVTDDSVVARYPPGDQHGAEPPGPVAAAMRDADVVVAPTTKSLSHTRARGEANDHGARVATMPGITREVMLAGLDADYAAIEQHCHDVLEQVATAEKIRVTTGKGTDITFTRGDREWLSDTGMVHDAGRMSNLPAGEVFLAPESADGTYVVDGTMMPHGLLEKGRELSFEVADGYVTEISDDEIREQVETAAEEVGDAAYNLAELGIGTNVGVTELVGSVLLDEKAAGTVHVAIGDDAGIGGDSEAPLHLDGIVRDPTVTADGEEVELPRP; this comes from the coding sequence ATGGACGACGAACTCCGGGTCGCGGCCGAGACCGCGGTCCACCAGTGCATGAACCTCGGGGGCGACGAGTCCTTCCTCGTCGTCACCGACGACGAGCGCGAGGAGATCGGCGAGGCCCTCTACGCGGTCGGCAGCGAGGTCACCGACGACAGCGTCGTCGCCCGCTACCCGCCGGGCGACCAGCACGGCGCCGAACCGCCGGGACCGGTCGCGGCCGCGATGCGCGACGCGGACGTCGTCGTCGCCCCGACCACGAAGAGCCTGAGCCACACCCGTGCACGCGGCGAGGCGAACGACCACGGCGCCCGCGTGGCGACGATGCCGGGCATCACGCGCGAGGTCATGCTCGCCGGCCTCGACGCCGACTACGCCGCCATCGAGCAACACTGCCACGACGTGCTCGAACAGGTCGCGACCGCCGAGAAGATCCGCGTGACGACGGGGAAGGGGACGGACATCACGTTCACCCGCGGGGACCGCGAGTGGCTCTCCGACACCGGGATGGTCCACGACGCGGGCCGGATGTCGAACCTTCCCGCCGGCGAGGTGTTCCTCGCGCCCGAGAGCGCCGACGGAACCTACGTCGTCGACGGGACGATGATGCCTCACGGCCTGCTCGAGAAGGGTCGGGAGCTCTCCTTCGAGGTGGCGGACGGGTACGTCACCGAGATCTCCGACGACGAGATCCGCGAACAGGTCGAGACCGCGGCCGAGGAGGTCGGCGACGCCGCGTACAACCTCGCCGAACTCGGCATCGGAACCAACGTCGGCGTGACGGAACTCGTCGGCTCGGTCCTGCTCGACGAGAAGGCGGCCGGCACCGTCCACGTCGCCATCGGCGACGACGCGGGCATCGGCGGCGATTCCGAGGCGCCGCTCCACCTCGACGGGATCGTCCGGGACCCGACGGTTACAGCGGACGGGGAGGAAGTGGAACTCCCTCGGCCGTAA
- a CDS encoding DUF6653 family protein, whose product MSLAARIADSDWFWERHANPRSGWSRFLATPLILYAAYARDRRALALALGFTLVNPVAFPPVDRDDDLAWMTRVVDAERAWLREEFDPGAWTRLNLLNSIVFGYALLSAYRRRPARAVLAAAVSMALKLVFVGALARKHATES is encoded by the coding sequence GTGTCCCTCGCCGCCCGCATCGCCGACTCGGACTGGTTCTGGGAGCGCCACGCGAACCCGCGGAGCGGCTGGTCGCGGTTCCTCGCGACGCCGCTGATCCTCTACGCGGCCTACGCACGCGACCGCCGCGCCCTCGCGCTGGCGCTCGGCTTCACGCTCGTGAACCCCGTGGCGTTCCCGCCCGTGGACCGCGACGACGACCTCGCCTGGATGACCCGCGTCGTCGACGCGGAGCGCGCGTGGCTCCGCGAGGAGTTCGACCCCGGCGCCTGGACCCGCCTCAACCTGCTGAACTCGATCGTGTTCGGGTACGCCCTGCTCTCCGCGTACCGGAGGCGACCGGCCAGGGCCGTACTCGCGGCCGCGGTCTCGATGGCGCTGAAGCTCGTTTTCGTGGGAGCACTCGCACGAAAACACGCGACCGAGTCCTGA
- a CDS encoding DsbA family protein, with amino-acid sequence MTNRRRTVLAAIGAGAALAGCLGGVRGGDGGDSRAGGDGNGDDGGDEDAETLGTHPASRGLDDQPSLGEADAPATVVAFEDPSCPTCRKFERGAGARLREGPVADGRLRFVVRTYPIIYPWGEPATQALEATYARDADAFWGLFDHYFAQQGSFDGENVLPRTRDWLADNTDLDADEVVADARTEAYDDAVQADLDAGEAAGANRTPTLFLFSDGTYRTRASGSVSYETVALALEL; translated from the coding sequence ATGACGAACAGGCGTCGAACGGTGCTCGCGGCGATCGGCGCGGGGGCGGCGCTCGCCGGCTGTCTCGGCGGCGTCCGCGGCGGGGACGGTGGCGATAGCCGTGCCGGAGGTGACGGGAACGGTGACGACGGCGGCGACGAGGACGCAGAGACGCTCGGCACGCACCCGGCGAGTCGAGGGCTCGACGACCAGCCCTCCCTCGGCGAGGCCGACGCCCCGGCCACCGTCGTCGCCTTCGAGGACCCGTCGTGCCCGACGTGCCGGAAGTTCGAGCGCGGAGCGGGCGCTCGACTCCGCGAGGGGCCGGTTGCCGACGGCCGTCTCCGCTTCGTGGTCCGCACCTACCCCATCATCTACCCCTGGGGCGAACCCGCGACGCAGGCACTGGAGGCGACGTACGCCCGCGACGCGGACGCCTTCTGGGGGCTGTTCGACCACTACTTCGCCCAGCAGGGTTCCTTCGACGGGGAGAACGTGCTTCCGCGGACCCGCGACTGGCTCGCGGACAACACCGACCTCGACGCGGACGAGGTCGTCGCCGACGCGAGGACGGAGGCGTACGACGACGCCGTGCAGGCCGACCTCGACGCCGGTGAGGCCGCCGGGGCGAACCGGACGCCGACGCTGTTCCTGTTCAGCGACGGGACGTACCGCACCCGCGCGTCCGGCAGCGTGAGCTACGAGACCGTCGCGTTGGCCCTCGAACTGTGA
- a CDS encoding Single-stranded DNA binding protein: protein MDVDKHAEELASALGEDKEEVKQDLQNLLEYSVPIDEAKQSVRRKYSGGGGVDATPTSMDIADITTDSGNVSVTARVLTVGTRSIRYQGDDTTIREGELADETGTISYTAWQDFGFEEGETITVGNAGVREWDGEPELNMGESSSVALESDPLEVQYVIGGERDLVDVEAGDRGLTVEARVMEVEERVIDGRDGETTILSGVLGDETARLPFTDWDPTPEVEEGAELRIEDVYVREFRGVPSINLTEFTTVSEASVEVTDEAPRVSIAEAVGSGGMYDVEVVGNVLEVRDGSGLIERCPECGRLVQNGQCRSHGQVDPEDDLRVKAILDDGTDTVTAILDRDITEAVYGGTLEDALEAAREAMSREVVAEDVRGKLVGREYRVRGHLSVDEYGANLDADEFEDSEDDPAERATAVLREVSQ from the coding sequence ATGGACGTCGACAAACACGCCGAGGAGCTCGCCTCCGCTCTCGGCGAAGATAAAGAGGAGGTCAAGCAGGACTTGCAGAACCTACTGGAGTACAGCGTCCCCATCGACGAGGCCAAGCAGTCGGTCCGCCGGAAGTACAGCGGCGGCGGCGGCGTCGACGCGACCCCTACGTCGATGGATATCGCGGACATCACCACCGACTCGGGCAACGTGAGCGTCACCGCGCGCGTGCTGACCGTCGGCACCCGCAGCATCCGCTACCAGGGTGACGACACGACCATCCGCGAGGGCGAACTCGCCGACGAAACCGGGACGATCAGCTACACCGCCTGGCAGGACTTCGGCTTCGAGGAGGGCGAAACGATCACCGTCGGCAACGCCGGCGTGCGCGAGTGGGACGGCGAACCCGAACTCAACATGGGCGAGTCGTCCTCGGTGGCGCTCGAGTCCGACCCCCTCGAGGTCCAGTACGTGATCGGCGGCGAGCGCGACCTCGTCGACGTCGAGGCCGGCGACCGCGGCCTCACCGTCGAGGCCCGCGTGATGGAGGTCGAGGAGCGCGTCATCGACGGTCGCGACGGGGAGACCACCATCCTCTCCGGCGTGCTGGGCGACGAGACCGCACGGCTCCCGTTCACCGACTGGGACCCGACGCCGGAGGTCGAGGAGGGCGCGGAACTCCGCATCGAGGACGTGTACGTCCGGGAGTTCCGCGGCGTCCCCTCGATCAACCTCACCGAGTTCACGACCGTCTCCGAGGCCTCGGTCGAGGTGACCGACGAGGCGCCCCGCGTCTCCATCGCCGAAGCGGTCGGCTCCGGCGGGATGTACGACGTCGAGGTCGTCGGGAACGTGCTCGAGGTCCGCGACGGCTCGGGGCTCATCGAGCGCTGCCCCGAGTGCGGCCGGCTCGTCCAGAACGGGCAGTGCCGCAGCCACGGCCAGGTCGACCCGGAGGACGACCTCCGCGTGAAGGCCATCCTCGACGACGGGACCGACACCGTCACCGCCATCCTCGACCGCGACATCACGGAGGCCGTCTACGGCGGCACCCTTGAGGACGCCCTCGAGGCCGCCCGCGAGGCGATGAGCCGCGAGGTCGTCGCCGAGGACGTGCGCGGGAAGCTCGTGGGCCGGGAGTACCGCGTCCGCGGACACCTCTCCGTCGACGAGTACGGCGCGAACCTGGACGCGGACGAGTTCGAGGACAGCGAGGACGATCCCGCTGAGCGTGCGACTGCGGTGTTACGAGAGGTGAGCCAATGA